The proteins below are encoded in one region of Clostridium fermenticellae:
- a CDS encoding CBS domain-containing protein — translation MKVNDIMSKEVISLNANDTVEKAAHIMKNNNIGSVPVCDSGRIVGVITDRDISIRSVAYGRDMSEQKVRDIMSSNPAVGTPEMDVKEAAKIMSQRQIRRLPIIENRDLVGIVSLGDMALDPNLQNITEGTLGDISEPSTPEV, via the coding sequence ATGAAAGTCAATGATATAATGTCTAAAGAAGTTATTAGTCTTAATGCCAATGATACTGTTGAAAAAGCTGCACATATAATGAAAAATAATAATATCGGTTCCGTTCCAGTATGTGATTCTGGAAGAATAGTAGGAGTTATCACAGATAGAGATATAAGTATAAGATCTGTAGCTTATGGAAGAGATATGAGTGAACAAAAAGTTAGGGACATAATGTCTTCAAATCCAGCAGTAGGTACTCCCGAAATGGATGTAAAAGAGGCTGCAAAGATAATGAGTCAAAGACAAATAAGAAGGCTTCCTATAATAGAAAATAGAGACCTTGTCGGGATTGTTTCACTTGGAGATATGGCACTGGATCCGAACCTTCAAAATATTACGGAAGGTACTTTAGGGGATATCTCTGAACCAAGCACTCCAGAGGTATAG
- a CDS encoding DUF4363 family protein produces the protein MRNVIISFSIFVCIIAISVFSVIHINKICNNFEYLNTIIENQIDHNSFDTAYKTSIHFLNDWNKHSSILYMFTNHAEIDNIDNEVSKLTQYIKCKNKSEALASTHTIKVFLENISDNEKINIQNIF, from the coding sequence ATGAGAAATGTCATTATATCGTTTAGTATTTTTGTATGCATTATAGCAATAAGCGTATTTTCAGTTATTCACATTAATAAAATATGCAATAACTTTGAATACCTGAATACAATTATTGAAAATCAAATTGATCACAATTCATTTGATACTGCATACAAAACCTCCATTCATTTTTTAAATGATTGGAATAAACATTCTAGTATACTATATATGTTTACAAATCACGCTGAAATAGATAATATAGATAATGAAGTTTCAAAATTAACTCAGTACATAAAATGCAAAAATAAAAGTGAAGCGCTTGCCTCAACACATACAATTAAAGTATTTCTAGAAAATATATCAGATAACGAAAAGATAAATATACAAAATATATTTTAA
- a CDS encoding M24 family metallopeptidase: MDTKKLNRILKSMEEHEIPQMIISDPTSIFYLTGKWIIPGERLLALYLNVNGNHKMVINELFPQEKDLGVEIVWYNDIQDGVEILSKFVEKDKVIGIDKTWPSKFLLRLQELGGGSKFVNGSLIVDYVRMVKDEEEIAILKESSRLNDLVVGELIPWVGKGLSEKELNAKTREIYKKHGINEVSFDPITAYAKGAADPHHMTDDSKGKYGDCVVLDIGGMYKNYASDLTRTVFIGEVSKRQKEIYDIVLEANLRGIAAAKPGNRMCDVDLAARNYIEEKGYGKYFTHRTGHSCGLEDHEFGDVSSVNEDIIKPGQCFSVEPGIYLPEEGIGIRIEDLVITTEDGCEVLNKYPKDIIVVPESK, encoded by the coding sequence ATGGATACAAAAAAATTAAACAGAATATTAAAATCAATGGAAGAGCATGAAATTCCGCAAATGATTATTTCGGATCCAACATCTATCTTCTATTTGACAGGAAAATGGATTATTCCAGGGGAGAGATTATTGGCATTATACTTGAATGTTAATGGTAATCATAAAATGGTTATTAATGAATTGTTTCCACAAGAAAAAGATCTTGGTGTAGAAATTGTATGGTATAACGACATTCAAGATGGAGTTGAAATTTTATCTAAATTTGTAGAAAAGGATAAAGTTATAGGTATCGATAAGACTTGGCCATCAAAATTCTTATTAAGATTACAAGAACTTGGAGGAGGAAGCAAATTTGTAAATGGTTCTTTAATTGTTGACTATGTAAGAATGGTTAAAGATGAGGAGGAAATTGCTATTCTAAAAGAATCTTCAAGGTTGAATGATCTTGTAGTGGGTGAATTAATTCCATGGGTAGGAAAAGGTTTATCTGAAAAAGAATTAAATGCTAAGACTCGTGAAATTTACAAAAAACATGGTATTAATGAGGTATCCTTTGATCCAATTACAGCATATGCTAAGGGAGCAGCAGATCCGCACCATATGACAGATGATTCAAAAGGAAAATATGGAGATTGTGTTGTTCTTGATATAGGAGGAATGTACAAGAATTACGCATCTGATTTAACAAGAACTGTATTTATAGGTGAAGTTTCCAAAAGGCAGAAAGAAATCTATGACATTGTTCTAGAGGCAAACTTAAGAGGTATTGCGGCTGCAAAACCTGGAAACAGAATGTGTGATGTAGATTTAGCTGCAAGAAACTACATTGAAGAAAAGGGATATGGAAAGTATTTTACACACAGAACTGGACATTCCTGCGGTCTAGAAGACCATGAATTTGGTGATGTTTCTTCAGTAAATGAGGATATTATCAAACCAGGACAATGTTTCTCTGTTGAACCAGGAATTTATCTTCCAGAAGAAGGAATAGGTATTCGTATTGAAGACTTAGTTATTACAACTGAAGATGGCTGCGAGGTGCTGAACAAGTATCCAAAGGATATAATTGTTGTTCCTGAATCTAAATAG
- the pssA gene encoding CDP-diacylglycerol--serine O-phosphatidyltransferase, giving the protein MVKMEKSAVPNIFTFTNLGCGVLSLMMTFQENFKLAAVFIILACLADRYDGRVARFLKVASPIGKELDSLADLVSFGVAPSILAFNIFSFSNLGLVGYLIALLLPISGAYRLARFNVTEFDGQFFGIPITFAGMFMAIYCLISAFYPTMNYAVPSGIGIITVLIMLILSYLMVSKHRFKKF; this is encoded by the coding sequence ATGGTTAAGATGGAAAAGAGTGCTGTACCTAATATATTTACATTTACTAATTTAGGATGCGGTGTTTTATCACTGATGATGACTTTTCAAGAAAACTTTAAATTAGCGGCAGTTTTTATAATACTTGCATGTTTAGCAGACAGATATGATGGCAGGGTAGCAAGATTTTTGAAAGTTGCGAGTCCTATTGGAAAAGAATTAGATTCACTTGCTGATCTAGTTTCCTTTGGCGTAGCTCCCTCAATACTTGCATTTAATATTTTTAGTTTCTCAAACTTAGGTCTAGTTGGATATTTAATAGCATTATTATTACCTATATCAGGTGCTTACAGACTTGCAAGATTTAATGTTACAGAGTTTGATGGTCAATTCTTTGGTATTCCAATAACATTTGCAGGTATGTTTATGGCTATATATTGTTTGATATCAGCATTTTATCCAACAATGAATTATGCTGTACCATCAGGAATAGGTATAATTACAGTTTTAATAATGCTAATTTTATCTTATTTAATGGTTTCAAAACATAGATTTAAGAAATTTTAA
- a CDS encoding YegS/Rv2252/BmrU family lipid kinase, giving the protein MKKVKFIYNPYSGESTIISNIDKVIKINQKYGYEVVPYRISHGYGMDKAFDNIDDTYSYVLVAGGDGTVDNAVNCMKKLNINLPIAILPVGTANDFAKFIGMPGDIETACERILNSKPKKLDLGKINDKYFINVASTGLFTDVSQKTDINLKNTIGKLAYYLKGIEQLPNLRKLKIKVSSEEHIFDDHMYLMLVFNGQTAGNLKFAYKAKVDDGMLDVLIVKAGMIKDMISLFIKMLKGEHLEDAAGLVYFKTNRLQVECHEDIVTDIDGEKGPDFPLVIECVKEGFEVLGLNVK; this is encoded by the coding sequence ATGAAGAAAGTTAAATTTATATATAATCCATATTCTGGCGAAAGCACTATAATTTCTAATATAGATAAAGTTATAAAAATAAACCAAAAGTATGGGTATGAGGTTGTACCTTACAGAATAAGTCATGGATATGGAATGGATAAAGCGTTTGATAATATAGATGATACATATAGCTATGTGTTGGTTGCGGGTGGAGATGGAACTGTAGATAATGCTGTAAATTGTATGAAGAAATTAAATATAAATTTACCTATAGCCATACTTCCTGTTGGAACTGCAAATGATTTTGCAAAATTTATTGGTATGCCAGGAGATATTGAAACTGCTTGTGAGAGGATATTAAACAGTAAGCCTAAAAAATTAGATTTAGGGAAGATAAATGATAAATATTTTATAAATGTAGCGAGTACAGGATTGTTTACGGATGTATCTCAAAAGACCGATATAAATCTTAAGAATACGATAGGAAAACTTGCTTATTATTTAAAAGGGATAGAACAGCTTCCAAATTTAAGAAAACTCAAAATAAAGGTTTCATCTGAAGAACATATATTTGATGATCATATGTATTTAATGTTAGTGTTCAATGGGCAGACCGCTGGGAATTTAAAGTTTGCATATAAAGCTAAAGTAGATGACGGCATGCTTGATGTCCTTATAGTAAAAGCTGGTATGATAAAAGATATGATAAGTTTGTTTATAAAGATGCTAAAGGGTGAGCATCTCGAAGATGCAGCAGGGCTTGTTTATTTTAAGACGAATAGACTTCAAGTTGAATGCCATGAAGATATTGTAACGGATATAGATGGAGAAAAAGGACCGGATTTTCCGCTCGTTATAGAATGTGTCAAAGAAGGATTTGAAGTTCTGGGCTTAAATGTAAAGTAA
- a CDS encoding TVP38/TMEM64 family protein, with the protein MKKNKGFIKRTIVVLFLIPIIYFIVVHRHMLAHLSINGMKGYILSYGELSSLIFIAVYALKPVVLILPSSIMSILAGNIFGPYKALFLNLLGCFGAGSVAFFISRILGKSFVDKLLKGRALTLGSNIEKHGFKIMLIMRLSFIFPYDPLSFAAGLSKMKYRDFIFGTLIGILPEMISYSFIGKNLENLFSISVLLPIFMVIVIAVVSFYIYKSSNIKENNS; encoded by the coding sequence ATGAAGAAAAATAAAGGTTTTATAAAACGTACTATAGTAGTTCTTTTTTTAATTCCAATTATATATTTTATTGTAGTACATAGGCATATGCTTGCACATTTAAGTATAAATGGTATGAAAGGATATATTCTAAGTTATGGAGAATTATCCTCACTTATATTTATTGCAGTATACGCATTAAAGCCAGTAGTTTTAATTTTACCATCATCTATTATGTCGATACTTGCAGGAAATATATTCGGACCATATAAGGCACTTTTTCTAAATTTATTAGGCTGCTTTGGAGCTGGAAGTGTTGCGTTTTTTATATCAAGAATTCTCGGCAAATCTTTTGTTGATAAATTATTAAAAGGTAGGGCATTAACTCTGGGTTCTAATATTGAAAAACATGGATTTAAAATTATGCTGATAATGAGACTGTCTTTTATATTTCCATATGATCCATTAAGCTTTGCGGCTGGATTATCCAAAATGAAGTATAGAGATTTTATATTTGGAACTTTAATTGGAATACTTCCTGAAATGATTTCTTATTCATTTATTGGTAAAAATCTTGAGAACTTATTTTCTATAAGTGTATTATTACCTATATTTATGGTTATTGTAATTGCTGTAGTTTCATTTTACATATATAAATCTAGTAATATTAAGGAAAATAATAGTTAG
- a CDS encoding peptide MFS transporter, producing the protein MENSQKKPFGFYVCSFAFTLERFAFYSAKWLLTVFVATAIVSGGLGLTAADAAKMSANLVAFTYLAPLIGGYISDRIVGARYLVPIGMILMGVGYLIGWQASSAAMLNLMIALVSIGTGLFKCQTNAITGRLFDDPKQLDDAFSIQYSFVNVGSFIGTTIIGVLAGTKGYTFCFLICAIMMFIDAVWFIFGWRFLGETGKKPFKINEHKEIKKEKEEKKPLTTIEKKRIAAIILVSFFSVVFWEFWYLAYMPVYLYWGGDHAAANWMIGSFKVPTVWFDSLNALMCIALGPILGRLWTRLSKRPQGDLSMFKKTALGMLLLGLSYVIFALADVTRGGHLASLGWIIAFGIVLSLGEMVFSPLGNSFISKFAPPRLLTTMMSIWTLAVFLAGKSYGWVYEFTLKFKFAPTYFVIAAITIAAGIILWILDKKLNSLVIPDKELQNS; encoded by the coding sequence ATGGAAAATTCACAGAAAAAACCATTTGGCTTTTATGTATGCTCATTTGCTTTCACATTAGAAAGATTTGCATTCTACTCAGCAAAATGGTTACTCACAGTATTCGTGGCTACTGCCATAGTAAGTGGAGGGCTTGGTCTTACCGCTGCCGATGCAGCAAAAATGTCTGCAAATTTAGTTGCATTTACTTATCTTGCACCATTAATTGGCGGATACATATCTGACCGTATTGTAGGAGCCAGATATCTTGTCCCTATTGGAATGATTTTAATGGGGGTAGGTTACCTGATAGGATGGCAGGCTTCAAGTGCTGCTATGCTTAATTTGATGATTGCTTTGGTTTCAATTGGAACAGGTTTATTCAAATGCCAGACAAATGCTATTACAGGCAGACTATTTGATGACCCAAAACAATTGGACGATGCATTCTCTATTCAATACTCTTTTGTCAACGTAGGTTCTTTCATAGGTACAACAATTATCGGTGTACTTGCAGGAACTAAGGGATACACTTTCTGTTTTTTAATTTGCGCCATAATGATGTTCATTGATGCTGTTTGGTTCATCTTTGGATGGAGATTTTTAGGAGAAACAGGTAAGAAACCATTTAAAATTAATGAACATAAGGAAATAAAAAAAGAAAAAGAAGAAAAGAAGCCTCTTACAACAATAGAAAAGAAAAGAATTGCTGCTATAATTCTAGTATCTTTCTTTTCCGTAGTATTCTGGGAATTCTGGTATTTGGCATATATGCCTGTATACTTATACTGGGGTGGAGACCATGCGGCTGCCAACTGGATGATAGGTAGTTTTAAAGTTCCAACAGTATGGTTTGATTCATTAAATGCATTAATGTGTATTGCATTAGGACCAATACTTGGAAGACTGTGGACAAGATTATCTAAAAGGCCTCAAGGTGATTTGAGTATGTTCAAGAAAACTGCCTTAGGCATGTTATTATTAGGTTTATCATATGTGATTTTTGCATTAGCAGATGTTACAAGAGGCGGGCATCTTGCATCACTTGGCTGGATTATTGCATTCGGCATAGTGTTATCTTTGGGTGAAATGGTATTCTCACCTCTTGGAAATTCATTTATTAGTAAATTTGCTCCACCTAGATTATTAACAACAATGATGAGTATTTGGACACTTGCTGTTTTCCTTGCAGGAAAATCATATGGATGGGTATATGAATTTACACTAAAATTCAAATTTGCACCTACGTACTTTGTAATTGCAGCTATTACTATTGCAGCAGGTATTATTCTTTGGATATTAGATAAAAAATTAAATAGTTTAGTTATACCGGATAAAGAATTGCAGAATAGTTAA
- the pepI gene encoding proline iminopeptidase → MKITEGYMPYLEYKTYYRIVGECTGNKKPLVLLHGGPGSTHNYFEVLDKVAEDGRAVIMYDQLGCGLSMTPSRPDLWCAKTWIEELIKLRKHLGLDEIHLLGQSWGGMQAIEYACEYKPEGIKSYILSSTLPSSKLWEKEQRRRVAYLPQEMQDAIKKAEETNDYSSKEYKEAEAEFMRRYCADEVGPDSPECLRRPKVSGAEAYITAWGQNEFTPTGTLKNFNFIKEIEDIKEPCLIISSLRDLCSPLIAKTMYDKIPNSEWELFEYSRHMPFVEENEKYIKVLNKWLNKND, encoded by the coding sequence ATGAAGATTACTGAAGGCTATATGCCATATTTAGAATATAAAACTTATTATCGTATAGTGGGTGAATGTACAGGAAATAAAAAACCATTGGTTTTATTACATGGAGGACCAGGCTCCACACATAATTACTTTGAAGTGCTTGACAAAGTTGCAGAAGATGGCCGTGCAGTTATTATGTATGATCAGTTAGGATGTGGACTGTCTATGACACCTTCCCGTCCTGATTTATGGTGTGCGAAGACATGGATTGAAGAACTAATTAAACTTCGCAAACACTTAGGTTTAGATGAGATCCACTTATTAGGGCAGTCCTGGGGAGGAATGCAGGCAATTGAGTATGCTTGTGAATATAAGCCTGAAGGAATAAAAAGCTATATTTTGTCCAGTACCTTACCATCTTCTAAACTATGGGAAAAGGAACAGCGTCGAAGGGTTGCATATCTTCCACAAGAAATGCAGGATGCTATTAAGAAAGCAGAAGAGACTAATGACTATTCTTCAAAAGAATATAAAGAAGCAGAAGCAGAATTTATGCGTCGTTACTGTGCAGATGAAGTAGGACCAGATTCACCAGAATGTTTGAGACGTCCAAAGGTTTCTGGGGCAGAAGCCTATATAACTGCATGGGGCCAAAATGAGTTTACCCCAACTGGTACCTTAAAAAATTTTAATTTTATAAAAGAAATTGAAGATATTAAGGAGCCTTGCCTAATTATCAGCAGTTTGCGTGATTTGTGCTCGCCGCTTATTGCAAAGACAATGTATGACAAAATTCCAAATTCAGAATGGGAACTATTTGAATACAGTCGTCATATGCCATTTGTAGAAGAAAATGAGAAATATATAAAAGTGCTTAATAAATGGTTAAATAAAAACGACTAA
- a CDS encoding aminopeptidase P family protein — protein MSKRAKETVSKLRELMDKNGLDAYIIPSSDNHQSEYVGEFFKARAYVSGFTGDAGTVVITKDEAGLWTDGRFFLQANLQLKDSGIKLFKMGNPGVPTILEYLEDEIPGNGKLGFDGRLIAMQEGEEFVQGLASKNVKVEYDCDLVDKVWENRPKLANEPVFLLEEKYSGESTASKLCRVRNVMQEEGANYHVMATLDDIAWLLNIRGNDVMYSPLILCYAVVSMEKVYLFIEESRLDTKVKETLSKDGVVLRPYNDIYEYVKSFKTEDTVLMDPDRINYALYKDIPINTKKIKKENPTVLFKAIKNHVELANIEKAHVKDGVAFTKFMHWLKTNVGKIKITEMSACEKLEEFRKMQDNYLWQSFDPICAFKEHAAMMHYTSTPETDVELKEGSFLLTDTGGNYFEGSTDITRTTALGEVSEELKHHFTTVARSMMNLARAKFLYGCKGYNLDILAREPMWNIETDFKCGTGHGVGYLLNIHEAPTGFRWYIVPSKHETHQFEEGMVITDEPGIYIDGSHGIRTENELIVRKGVENEFGQFMYFDTVTYAPIDLDAIDPEDLNRDEKLYLNNYHKLVYKKISPYLTDEERDWLKIYTREV, from the coding sequence ATGAGTAAAAGAGCAAAAGAAACAGTTTCAAAACTAAGAGAGCTTATGGATAAAAACGGATTAGATGCCTATATTATTCCTTCTTCAGATAATCATCAAAGTGAGTATGTGGGAGAATTCTTTAAGGCGAGAGCTTATGTATCTGGATTTACAGGTGATGCAGGAACAGTTGTAATTACGAAGGATGAAGCAGGACTCTGGACTGATGGAAGATTTTTTTTGCAGGCTAATTTGCAGCTTAAAGACAGCGGCATCAAGCTTTTTAAAATGGGTAATCCAGGTGTACCAACTATATTAGAATACTTGGAAGATGAAATTCCGGGTAATGGCAAACTTGGATTTGATGGACGCCTTATTGCTATGCAGGAAGGAGAAGAGTTTGTTCAGGGACTTGCAAGTAAGAATGTGAAAGTTGAGTATGATTGTGATCTTGTTGATAAAGTATGGGAAAATCGACCTAAGCTTGCAAATGAACCTGTTTTTCTTCTTGAAGAAAAATATTCTGGTGAAAGTACAGCATCAAAATTATGCAGGGTAAGAAATGTAATGCAAGAAGAAGGTGCAAATTATCATGTTATGGCAACCCTGGATGATATTGCATGGCTTTTAAATATCCGTGGAAATGACGTTATGTACTCACCACTAATTCTTTGCTATGCAGTTGTTTCAATGGAAAAAGTATATTTGTTTATTGAAGAAAGCAGGCTTGATACTAAAGTAAAGGAAACTTTATCAAAGGATGGGGTAGTCTTAAGACCTTATAATGACATTTATGAATATGTTAAGAGCTTTAAAACTGAAGACACCGTACTTATGGATCCGGATCGTATCAATTATGCATTATACAAGGACATCCCGATTAATACAAAAAAAATAAAAAAAGAAAATCCTACTGTATTATTCAAAGCTATTAAAAATCATGTAGAGCTGGCTAATATTGAAAAGGCTCATGTTAAAGACGGAGTTGCTTTCACAAAGTTTATGCATTGGTTAAAAACAAATGTGGGAAAAATAAAGATTACAGAAATGAGTGCCTGTGAAAAACTAGAAGAGTTCAGAAAAATGCAGGATAATTACTTATGGCAAAGTTTTGACCCAATTTGTGCTTTTAAAGAACATGCAGCTATGATGCACTATACTTCTACACCAGAAACAGACGTTGAACTCAAAGAAGGGAGCTTCTTATTAACAGATACTGGTGGAAATTATTTTGAAGGCTCAACGGATATTACGAGAACAACGGCTCTTGGAGAAGTTAGTGAAGAACTTAAACATCATTTCACAACTGTAGCCAGATCCATGATGAATTTAGCACGTGCCAAATTCTTGTATGGATGCAAAGGTTATAATCTGGATATATTAGCAAGGGAGCCTATGTGGAATATTGAAACAGACTTTAAATGTGGAACTGGTCATGGCGTTGGCTATTTGCTAAATATTCATGAAGCACCTACTGGTTTTAGATGGTATATTGTGCCATCCAAACATGAAACACATCAGTTTGAAGAAGGAATGGTCATAACGGATGAACCTGGAATTTATATAGACGGGTCTCATGGTATTCGTACAGAAAATGAGCTTATTGTTAGAAAAGGTGTGGAAAATGAATTCGGACAATTCATGTACTTTGATACTGTAACATATGCTCCAATTGACCTGGATGCTATAGATCCAGAAGATCTTAATCGTGATGAAAAGCTGTATTTAAACAATTATCATAAACTTGTATATAAGAAAATATCTCCTTATTTAACTGATGAAGAACGTGATTGGTTAAAGATATATACAAGAGAAGTTTAA
- a CDS encoding nucleoside kinase — protein MDKIEISISDKKLLVEKGTDAYSIINKSVKNGDIPVILSKINGEYKELTTSVYEDSIVEPVYMTNRLAIKAYIRTLQFILIKSVSDLFKDAKVIIEHSIEKALFGKVYKATSLDASDVEKIKNRMQQIIDSNIPIRKLSFDKKDALKIFEGYKMDDKLRLLKHVSSDKLKLYELDGRYDYFYGSMAYSTGAIKTFDLKYYKPGFILRYPSAEDPFRLPGFVDQKKLSNIFYETEQWGNILGVGDVGSLNDKVANGKIGYMIRVAEALHEKKIAYIADEITKKKDVKIVLIAGPSSSGKTTFARRLGIQLRVNGLAPIPISLDDYFVDREHTPKDENGEYDFESIYALDLKLFNSNLSDILHGKEVELPFFNFKTGMREWVGKKIKLPSNGLIIIEGIHGLNEMLTSSIPYKNKFKIYISALTQLNIDNHNRIATTDVRIVRRIVRDSLYRGYSAEDTLKMWPSIKRGEEKNIFIFQENADVMFNSTLVYELCVLKKYALKELEKINSTSPVYYEMLRLKSFLHFFRDVDVDLVPDNSILREFVGGSCFYKY, from the coding sequence ATGGATAAAATTGAGATAAGTATAAGTGATAAAAAATTGCTTGTAGAAAAAGGAACAGACGCTTATAGTATAATAAATAAAAGTGTTAAAAATGGTGATATACCTGTAATTCTTTCAAAAATAAATGGAGAATATAAAGAATTAACGACTTCTGTTTATGAAGATTCTATTGTAGAACCTGTATATATGACGAATAGATTAGCTATAAAGGCATATATAAGAACACTACAATTTATACTTATAAAATCCGTAAGCGATTTGTTTAAAGATGCGAAAGTTATAATAGAACATTCCATTGAAAAAGCATTGTTTGGGAAGGTCTATAAGGCCACTTCACTTGATGCTTCTGATGTGGAAAAGATAAAGAATAGAATGCAGCAGATAATAGACAGTAATATACCTATAAGAAAATTGTCATTTGATAAAAAGGATGCCTTGAAAATTTTTGAAGGTTATAAAATGGACGATAAATTAAGGCTTTTAAAACATGTTTCATCAGACAAACTTAAACTATATGAATTAGATGGAAGATATGATTATTTTTATGGGTCTATGGCGTATTCCACAGGTGCCATAAAAACCTTTGATTTGAAGTACTATAAACCTGGTTTCATATTAAGATATCCTTCGGCAGAAGATCCTTTTAGACTTCCAGGATTTGTTGATCAGAAAAAGCTTAGTAATATATTTTATGAAACTGAACAGTGGGGTAATATATTAGGCGTTGGAGATGTTGGATCTTTAAATGATAAGGTCGCAAATGGGAAAATTGGATATATGATTAGAGTTGCCGAAGCACTTCATGAGAAGAAGATTGCATATATAGCGGATGAAATAACCAAAAAAAAGGATGTAAAAATAGTATTAATAGCGGGACCATCTTCTTCAGGTAAAACAACCTTTGCGAGAAGGCTGGGAATTCAACTCAGAGTTAATGGACTAGCACCAATTCCAATTTCTTTAGATGATTATTTTGTAGACAGGGAGCATACCCCTAAAGATGAAAATGGAGAGTATGATTTTGAATCTATATATGCCCTTGATCTTAAATTATTTAATTCTAATTTAAGTGATATTCTTCACGGAAAAGAAGTGGAATTACCATTTTTTAATTTTAAAACTGGAATGAGAGAATGGGTTGGAAAAAAGATAAAGCTTCCATCAAATGGATTAATAATAATAGAAGGAATTCACGGATTAAATGAGATGCTAACTTCATCTATACCATATAAAAATAAATTCAAAATATATATAAGTGCACTTACTCAACTTAACATAGATAATCATAACAGGATCGCAACTACGGATGTGAGAATTGTAAGGAGAATTGTCAGAGATTCCTTATACAGAGGATACAGTGCGGAGGATACTTTAAAAATGTGGCCTTCCATAAAAAGAGGAGAAGAAAAAAATATATTTATATTTCAGGAAAATGCCGATGTAATGTTTAATTCAACCTTAGTTTATGAATTATGTGTATTGAAGAAGTATGCACTCAAGGAGCTTGAAAAAATAAATTCTACAAGCCCTGTTTATTATGAAATGCTTAGGCTTAAAAGTTTTCTTCACTTCTTTAGAGATGTTGATGTAGATCTTGTGCCAGATAATTCAATACTCAGAGAATTTGTAGGAGGAAGCTGCTTTTACAAATATTAG
- a CDS encoding DUF421 domain-containing protein, with product MFIMLIRTIILYLVVVSSMRLMGKKQIGQLQPFELAVAIMISELAALPMQDNRVPLMDGIIPIITLLILQITVSILELKSEKMRIWFNGKPSILIKDGKIDINELYYQQLNINDLMEELRLKDIYNLDDIEYAILETSGQLSIIPKTELSNVTKEDLKIKVSQETLPITLILDGKLNTNNLKIANKNKKWLKSQLKLHKIKSYEEVFIAIIDSKGKFYCQAKNDQPN from the coding sequence TTGTTTATAATGCTTATTAGAACAATAATTCTATATCTCGTTGTAGTTTCATCCATGCGCCTTATGGGTAAAAAGCAAATAGGTCAATTACAGCCATTTGAACTTGCTGTAGCCATAATGATTTCAGAACTTGCTGCTTTACCGATGCAGGATAATCGAGTACCACTTATGGACGGTATTATACCTATAATCACATTATTAATACTTCAAATCACAGTATCTATACTTGAACTAAAAAGTGAAAAGATGCGAATTTGGTTCAATGGAAAACCAAGTATTCTTATAAAAGATGGCAAAATAGATATAAATGAATTGTACTATCAGCAGCTAAATATAAATGATTTAATGGAAGAACTTCGATTAAAAGATATCTATAATCTGGATGATATAGAGTATGCAATACTCGAAACAAGCGGACAGCTTTCTATTATTCCAAAAACCGAACTTTCAAATGTAACAAAGGAAGATTTAAAAATAAAAGTCTCACAGGAAACCTTACCTATTACTTTAATTTTAGATGGTAAATTAAATACAAACAATCTAAAAATCGCAAATAAGAATAAAAAATGGCTTAAGTCTCAACTAAAATTACATAAAATAAAATCTTATGAAGAGGTATTCATAGCCATCATTGATTCAAAAGGTAAATTTTATTGTCAGGCTAAAAACGACCAGCCAAATTAA